Proteins encoded in a region of the Micropterus dolomieu isolate WLL.071019.BEF.003 ecotype Adirondacks linkage group LG09, ASM2129224v1, whole genome shotgun sequence genome:
- the smim12 gene encoding small integral membrane protein 12 translates to MWPLVWTAVRTYAPYVTFPVAFVVGAVGYHLEWFVRGTPKPREEKGILELREERKLQEQVGMDSTQVLSLKEKLEFTPRAALNRNRPEKS, encoded by the coding sequence ATGTGGCCTCTAGTTTGGACAGCGGTGCGGACCTATGCCCCTTATGTCACCTTCCCCGTGGCCTTTGTGGTGGGAGCAGTGGGCTACCACCTGGAGTGGTTTGTCAGGGGGACCCCTAAACCTCGAGAGGAGAAGGGCATCCTGGaactgagggaggagaggaagctgcaGGAACAAGTGGGTATGGACAGCACCCAGGTGCTTAGCCTGAAGGAGAAATTGGAGTTCACACCTAGAGCAGCTCTGAACAGGAACCGACCTGAAAAGAGCTAA